A portion of the Stigmatella aurantiaca DW4/3-1 genome contains these proteins:
- a CDS encoding type I polyketide synthase, producing MTATKLTPLQQAFHVIRDLESRVFSLTAEPIAILGMSCRLPGSVASPEDFWRLLSSGQDATSEVSPERFDVASFYDPDPKSSGKMYTRRAGMLDSIDTFDARFFGISPREAILMDPQQRMLLEVSWEALERSGLAPHRLEKSATGVFVAASPSDYLRRHSYAGKPKDIDVYDGTGNATCFSAGRLSYLLGLEGPSFTVDTACSSSLLAVHLACQSLRAGESDVAIAAGVNLIVSPETFIFLSRAGNISPDGRSKTFDASADGYGRGEGCGVVVLKRLSRARADGDPILAVLRGSAVNHDGASSGLTVPNGLAQQAVIRRACQNAGIEPRSLDYVEAHGTATLLGDPIELDALGAIAEGRTAEKPLWVGSVKSNLGHLETAAGITGLMKAVLMLQHKKLPASLHFSRPNPHVDWQRLPLRVPTQLTDWSSPVPLIAGVSSFGLSGTNVHVILEEARDRASEAASLPAAPATAVFEPSVLLLSARTPSALQELADTYRRRLALPEFDAPLQAIVHTAALRRSHHEHRLAISGTTREAWIAALDAFRDEAAHPGVFSGRVEPGRGAKLTFVFSGQGSQWVGMGRELFAASEVFRDSLRATAAALAPHGVSILDAFQVGAPPPELAKGEVVQPLLFAIQVAIAQLWRSWGIEPAAVTGHSVGEISAAHVAGALTLEDAALLVAVRSQLLMRISNQGGMAMIELPAAEVEKRLARYEPHLSIGAVNAPGSTVASGQLAAIEALLAELSADGVFARRVKIDVASHSPQVAPILDEFRRRLVGLRPRNGGVPMISTVTGGEVEGSSLNGDYWARNLRQMVRFADAVATLDRTGYGRFLEISPHPILAVAIEQTLGERRVIAASLRRGQPDLETLGESLAMLHASGHPVDWSKIFRSAQPSVLLPTYPWQRERYWEAARSSGSAHVDVDASGASSLAGQQVLSPGDEVHFVDRFQLAEYPYLEDHRIFDDVVVPGAFHLAAVLSVARELVGSDHCVLEAVTFPQALVAGPNDSPAIHLTALPRDGGKTRFRRASLAVPPKRSGSWDDHVTGFITRLEPAVERAAWAPGRAASAAVTEIEPAAFYERNTRRGIELGPTFRWIRQLWTGPREARSILARPAALTGGRADSRSLFHPAQLDAVFQTIAAAVPESAEHAYVPFSVDRLEVYGGEDGGLDEPLHCLARYQPGDDESFLIGDAAVLASDDRVVARVEGLRLRRVSRAALSASGRPAWSDWLYETRWDRQPLAAAAQIPVGGRWLLFADTHGVADRLAEQLRARGDECVTVAAGDAFARVTASSYVVAPSRRADFEQLVAALAGGAPLREVVFLWGLSSGPLVSESLAWPAERAARDAAGLLHVTQAIATASLRDPPRLSIVTRGAQRVGDETGAMDIAAAMLWGMARSFLHERPMQGFARIDLDPANEGLEALLGELVSREREEEVLFRNRLRHVGRVARSARLSAANGVSVRSDGGSYLITGGLGGLGLRLANWLAESGAKHLVLVGRRGVESEAQREALNALHARGTIVEVVAADVADRAQVAHAADRARQLGPLRGIIHAAGVVDDGLLEQQTPERYQRVLAPKVLGALHLHELTREAELDFFVLFSSAAALIGAPGQSNYAAANAALDAIALSRRARGLPALSVNWGTFSEVGMATMHSSRGERLAHRGILSMSPAEGLAALGGLLERGAAHVAVMALEPRHWIESSPHLARSKRFSEIMREVQQGGSARTKLRDLESLRVAPPKELRSRLALLLRQEIGRVLRLDAQSLEPQAPLMSLGFDSLLSLELRNRLESLFGLTFPAVLLWTYPTLDALTEHLAQQLQPAREEPAPLVVESAATSGKDLLEEDSQEDELDDLTEAERALIEERLASLVKRL from the coding sequence ATGACAGCCACCAAGCTCACTCCGCTTCAGCAGGCCTTCCACGTCATCCGGGATCTCGAGTCCAGGGTTTTCTCGCTCACCGCGGAGCCGATCGCCATCCTTGGGATGTCGTGCCGCCTCCCCGGTTCGGTGGCCAGTCCGGAGGACTTCTGGCGTCTGCTGTCGTCGGGACAGGATGCCACCTCGGAGGTCTCGCCAGAGCGCTTCGATGTCGCCTCGTTCTACGACCCAGATCCGAAGTCTTCCGGCAAGATGTACACGCGCCGGGCTGGGATGCTCGATTCGATCGATACGTTCGACGCCCGCTTCTTCGGGATCTCTCCGCGTGAGGCGATCCTCATGGATCCGCAGCAGCGCATGCTGCTCGAGGTGAGCTGGGAGGCGCTCGAGCGTTCTGGCTTGGCCCCACACCGGCTCGAGAAGTCGGCCACCGGCGTGTTCGTGGCGGCGAGTCCGAGCGATTACCTGCGACGGCACTCCTATGCCGGGAAACCGAAGGACATCGACGTCTACGACGGCACCGGCAACGCCACCTGCTTCTCGGCGGGTCGGCTTTCGTACTTGCTGGGGTTGGAGGGGCCGAGCTTCACCGTGGACACGGCGTGCTCATCGTCGCTGCTCGCAGTCCACTTGGCGTGCCAGAGCCTGCGGGCAGGGGAGAGCGATGTCGCGATCGCCGCCGGCGTGAACCTCATCGTCTCCCCGGAGACGTTCATCTTCCTGTCGCGCGCCGGCAACATCTCTCCCGATGGCCGCTCGAAGACGTTTGATGCCTCCGCGGACGGTTACGGACGCGGCGAGGGCTGCGGAGTCGTCGTGCTCAAGCGGTTGTCACGGGCGCGCGCTGACGGTGATCCCATCCTCGCCGTGTTGCGCGGCTCGGCCGTCAATCACGACGGCGCCTCGAGCGGCTTGACGGTCCCCAATGGCCTTGCGCAGCAGGCCGTCATCCGGCGTGCTTGCCAGAACGCTGGCATCGAGCCGCGAAGCCTCGACTACGTCGAAGCGCATGGCACCGCGACGCTGCTCGGTGATCCCATCGAACTCGATGCGCTGGGTGCGATCGCCGAAGGGCGAACCGCGGAGAAGCCGCTCTGGGTCGGCTCGGTCAAGAGCAACCTGGGACACTTGGAGACGGCTGCTGGCATCACCGGCCTCATGAAGGCCGTCCTGATGCTCCAGCACAAGAAGCTCCCCGCCAGCCTGCATTTTTCACGGCCCAATCCCCATGTCGATTGGCAGCGTCTGCCGCTGCGCGTGCCCACCCAGCTCACAGATTGGTCCTCACCGGTTCCTCTGATTGCCGGCGTAAGTTCCTTTGGGCTGAGCGGCACCAATGTGCACGTCATCCTCGAGGAGGCCCGCGACCGTGCATCCGAGGCAGCGTCCCTCCCCGCGGCCCCGGCTACGGCCGTTTTCGAACCGAGCGTTCTCCTGCTGTCCGCGCGCACGCCGTCAGCCCTCCAGGAACTCGCCGACACTTATCGCCGCCGCCTGGCCTTGCCAGAGTTTGATGCGCCGTTGCAGGCCATCGTGCACACCGCGGCGCTGCGGCGCTCTCATCACGAGCACCGGCTCGCCATCTCCGGCACCACTCGCGAGGCATGGATCGCCGCCCTCGACGCATTCCGCGACGAAGCGGCTCATCCTGGCGTGTTCTCCGGCAGGGTCGAACCCGGGCGTGGTGCGAAGCTCACTTTCGTGTTCTCCGGGCAGGGATCTCAGTGGGTGGGCATGGGCCGAGAGCTCTTCGCCGCCTCCGAGGTGTTTCGCGACAGCCTCCGTGCCACCGCCGCCGCGCTGGCACCGCACGGCGTCTCCATTCTCGATGCGTTTCAAGTTGGCGCGCCGCCACCGGAATTGGCGAAGGGCGAAGTGGTGCAGCCGCTCCTGTTCGCCATTCAAGTGGCCATCGCGCAGCTCTGGCGCTCCTGGGGAATCGAACCCGCGGCGGTGACCGGTCACAGCGTGGGGGAGATCTCCGCCGCGCACGTCGCTGGGGCGCTCACCCTTGAGGATGCCGCGCTCCTTGTCGCGGTCCGCAGCCAGTTGCTGATGCGCATCAGCAACCAGGGTGGCATGGCGATGATCGAACTGCCCGCCGCCGAAGTGGAGAAGCGGCTCGCCCGCTATGAACCCCACCTCTCGATTGGCGCTGTCAACGCCCCTGGTTCCACCGTGGCGTCGGGGCAGCTCGCGGCGATCGAGGCGCTCCTCGCGGAACTTTCGGCCGATGGAGTGTTCGCGCGCAGGGTGAAGATCGATGTGGCCTCCCACAGCCCGCAGGTGGCGCCGATCCTCGACGAGTTCCGCCGTCGGCTGGTAGGGCTCCGGCCCCGCAATGGCGGCGTCCCCATGATCTCGACGGTCACCGGTGGCGAAGTGGAGGGCAGCTCGCTGAATGGCGACTACTGGGCGCGCAACCTTCGCCAGATGGTCCGGTTCGCCGATGCGGTTGCTACGCTGGATCGCACCGGATACGGCCGGTTCCTCGAGATCAGCCCTCATCCCATCCTCGCCGTGGCGATCGAGCAGACGCTTGGTGAACGGCGTGTCATCGCGGCGTCGTTGCGCCGCGGCCAGCCCGATCTGGAGACCCTGGGCGAGTCGCTGGCCATGCTTCACGCGAGTGGCCATCCCGTTGACTGGAGCAAGATCTTCCGGTCGGCTCAGCCCAGCGTGTTGTTACCGACGTATCCGTGGCAGCGCGAGCGGTATTGGGAAGCCGCTCGGTCCTCGGGCTCGGCACATGTCGACGTCGATGCTTCCGGAGCTTCATCACTTGCCGGACAGCAGGTGCTCAGCCCGGGCGACGAAGTGCACTTCGTGGACCGGTTCCAGCTTGCCGAGTATCCGTACCTGGAAGATCACCGCATCTTCGATGACGTCGTGGTGCCCGGCGCCTTTCACCTGGCCGCAGTGTTGTCGGTCGCACGCGAACTGGTCGGGAGCGATCACTGTGTCCTCGAAGCGGTGACGTTCCCGCAGGCGTTGGTCGCGGGCCCCAACGATTCACCCGCCATTCACCTGACTGCATTGCCCCGAGACGGAGGAAAGACGCGGTTCCGGCGCGCCAGCTTGGCGGTGCCCCCGAAGCGCTCCGGCTCCTGGGACGATCACGTCACCGGCTTCATCACTCGCCTCGAACCTGCCGTGGAGCGGGCCGCGTGGGCGCCAGGCCGTGCAGCGAGCGCAGCGGTCACCGAGATCGAGCCTGCCGCCTTCTACGAGCGCAACACACGGAGAGGCATCGAACTGGGCCCCACCTTCCGCTGGATTCGTCAGCTGTGGACAGGCCCTCGCGAGGCCCGGTCGATCCTCGCGCGCCCCGCCGCACTCACAGGCGGCCGTGCGGATTCGCGGTCGCTCTTTCATCCGGCGCAGCTGGATGCGGTCTTTCAGACCATCGCGGCGGCTGTTCCGGAGAGCGCGGAGCACGCATACGTTCCCTTCTCGGTCGATCGCCTCGAGGTCTATGGCGGTGAGGACGGAGGCTTGGACGAGCCGTTGCATTGTCTCGCCCGCTACCAGCCAGGGGATGACGAGTCCTTTCTGATTGGCGACGCAGCCGTTCTCGCTTCCGACGATCGCGTGGTTGCCCGGGTTGAGGGGCTGCGGTTGCGGCGCGTCTCCCGTGCCGCCCTGTCGGCCAGCGGGAGACCGGCCTGGAGCGATTGGTTGTACGAGACGCGATGGGATCGGCAGCCGCTGGCGGCGGCTGCGCAAATCCCTGTAGGTGGGCGTTGGCTGCTGTTCGCCGACACGCACGGCGTTGCCGATCGCCTCGCCGAGCAGCTGCGCGCGCGAGGAGACGAGTGTGTCACGGTCGCAGCCGGTGATGCTTTCGCTCGCGTCACCGCTTCGTCGTATGTCGTGGCCCCATCACGGCGCGCCGACTTCGAGCAGCTCGTGGCCGCGCTTGCTGGCGGCGCTCCGCTGCGCGAGGTTGTCTTCCTCTGGGGGCTTTCGAGCGGCCCGTTGGTGAGCGAGTCGCTGGCATGGCCCGCCGAGCGTGCTGCGCGGGATGCCGCAGGGCTCTTGCACGTCACGCAGGCGATCGCCACGGCGTCGCTGCGAGATCCCCCGCGTTTGAGCATCGTCACGAGGGGCGCCCAGCGAGTAGGCGATGAGACCGGCGCGATGGACATCGCCGCAGCGATGCTCTGGGGGATGGCTCGCAGCTTCCTTCACGAGCGCCCGATGCAGGGCTTTGCTCGGATCGATCTTGATCCCGCAAACGAGGGGCTCGAGGCGCTGCTCGGTGAACTCGTGTCGCGCGAGCGTGAAGAGGAAGTGCTCTTCCGCAACAGGCTCCGCCATGTCGGCCGGGTCGCCCGCTCGGCCCGTCTCAGTGCAGCCAATGGCGTCTCCGTGCGCAGTGATGGCGGCAGCTACCTGATCACCGGTGGGCTTGGTGGCCTCGGCCTGCGCTTGGCCAACTGGCTCGCCGAGAGCGGAGCCAAGCACCTGGTGCTCGTGGGCCGCCGTGGCGTGGAGAGTGAGGCTCAGCGCGAGGCGCTAAACGCCCTCCACGCCCGTGGCACCATCGTGGAAGTGGTCGCTGCCGACGTCGCCGACCGGGCACAGGTCGCGCACGCGGCCGATCGCGCCCGGCAGCTCGGTCCCTTGCGTGGAATCATTCATGCCGCTGGCGTCGTCGACGATGGCCTGCTGGAGCAGCAGACGCCTGAGCGGTACCAGCGGGTGCTCGCGCCCAAGGTGCTTGGGGCATTGCATCTGCACGAACTCACCCGTGAGGCCGAACTCGACTTCTTCGTGCTCTTCTCGTCCGCGGCCGCCCTGATTGGAGCACCCGGCCAGAGCAACTACGCCGCTGCCAACGCGGCCCTCGATGCCATCGCGCTCTCCCGGCGCGCTCGTGGTTTGCCAGCGCTCAGCGTCAACTGGGGGACCTTCTCGGAGGTCGGCATGGCCACGATGCACTCCAGTCGCGGCGAGCGTCTCGCCCACCGAGGCATCCTCAGCATGAGTCCGGCCGAAGGCTTGGCGGCGCTCGGTGGCTTGCTGGAGCGCGGGGCAGCGCACGTGGCGGTCATGGCGCTCGAGCCGAGGCACTGGATCGAGTCGTCTCCTCACCTGGCACGCTCGAAGCGCTTCTCCGAAATCATGCGCGAAGTGCAGCAGGGTGGCTCAGCGCGCACCAAGCTGCGGGACCTCGAGTCGCTGCGCGTGGCTCCTCCCAAGGAGCTCCGATCGCGGCTCGCGCTGCTGCTGAGGCAAGAGATTGGGCGTGTCCTACGGCTCGATGCTCAGTCGCTTGAGCCACAAGCGCCGCTGATGTCGCTTGGCTTCGACTCGCTGCTCAGCCTGGAACTGCGAAACCGCCTGGAGAGTCTGTTCGGGTTGACCTTCCCCGCGGTTCTGCTGTGGACCTATCCGACGCTCGATGCCTTGACCGAGCACCTTGCCCAGCAGCTCCAGCCTGCGCGGGAGGAACCGGCCCCCTTGGTTGTCGAGAGCGCAGCGACTTCCGGGAAGGATTTGCTCGAAGAGGACTCCCAAGAGGACGAACTCGACGATCTGACCGAGGCGGAGAGGGCGCTCATCGAGGAGCGCCTGGCCTCACTGGTCAAGCGCTTGTAA